One region of Quercus lobata isolate SW786 chromosome 2, ValleyOak3.0 Primary Assembly, whole genome shotgun sequence genomic DNA includes:
- the LOC115964520 gene encoding uncharacterized protein LOC115964520 — protein MYCLFEKIKACRAHLVAWSKSAFRNTRTRLTEKQQVLEELVAQGYESNRKRINILRREINELIHHEEVYWRQRSRSIWLPTGDKNTRFFHQRASQRKKNTIEGLHDKDGVWQIDLGQITSIAEEYNADLFKAQTQRHMEGVLEAVEK, from the coding sequence ATGTATTGcctttttgagaaaattaaagcATGCAGAGCACACTTGGTTGCATGGAGTAAATCAGCCTTCAGAAATACAAGAACCCGCCTAACAGAAAAGCAACAGGTACTTGAGGAATTAGTGGCACAAGGGTATGAATCAAACCGGAAGCGCATAAATATCTTGCGGAGGGAGATCAATGAACTGATACACCATGAGGAAGTGTATTGGAGGCAGCGGTCTAGGTCCATATGGCTTCCAACGGGtgataaaaatacaagatttttTCACCAAAGGGCTAGCCAAAGGAAGAAGAACACTATAGAAGGTTTGCATGATAAAGATGGGGTGTGGCAGATAGATTTGGGGCAAATTACCTCTATTGCTGAGGAGTACAATGCTGATTTGTTTAAAGCCCAAACTCAAAGACATATGGAAGGGGTACTGGAAGCAGTTGAAAAGTAG